The genomic DNA GGGATGGTGTAAAATGTGTAGCATTAAGCAAAATGTGTGATATCGGATAGGGTGGCAGTGTAACATCTGTGACTGTTTTATATTGAAGCCTGCCTGTTTGTAGTAATGAATGTCTCTTTATTTTAGACATGATACCACATTCAACATTGTACATTTGAGAATgtcattcaaaatgtttttacgtgccaaaataaattattcctATTAAAACCAGTATTTGTGGTTCTTTGCCGAAATCCCCTTTTTATTACAAGCGTCTGGATGAATATCAGTTCTTTGGCGATACTTGTGGTTATCATTTTGTTGCCGAATGTCATTGAAATTGGtttgtatttattaaataaaaaataaaaaaaaattcttctcccttttccatttttaactGAAGCTGGTTCTTCACTAGTAATTTGTAGTGGCACTGCATTGCACTCAGACATTTAAAttttgaatacttttttttttccattcaattTGCATAAAACTGCATGTACTAATGTGGCATGGGAAAACGGCAATGACGGCCCATATATGGTACAATGGTATTAAGACACGTCTGACAACATTAAAATGGAAGTGGTTTGAGCTCCAATTTATTTCATAGGTCTTGTGGCCAGTACTTCTGTGATTAGGTATCTCCATATACAGCTGTAGTAGCAGTTTCTCCAAAATTCCACagcttaaaaaagaaaaataaatgtcaatttcTGGACTGCAAGCCAAAAATCCCAAGCTCTTGAAATGATTTCATCTGTAATGGACCGACCAATGCAATCCGAGCCCCATTTATTCCGTTCCGTAGTCGTTCTCCcctgccctctagtggtaaaatatacataaaactGCACAGCAGTGAAGTTTCTTATCATAAGGATTCCAAACTCTTTTCTCGAATCTCTTTATCACAATCAAGGAAACCAAACTGTACATGTTTGTGATAAACCAAAATTTGAATATGTGGTTAATAAATGCAGATCACCATTGCCAAAACTTTGACAATACcaataaaaatatgaagtaCACGACGGTTTCTTGTGCATCTCTTCCGGGTATTGTTCGTCATTGCCACGTGATCACCATGTACGCCAATCACAGTGCGCAGTTCTGTGTGCAGAGATTCAAACTGTTTGAGTGAGTTCAGATACGGTGATTTGAGTGGTTTCCAGCTAGACTGGCAAATATTTGTGATATTATGTACGATTAACATGAGAAGGATTGTTTGAATAAAGGTAGAAAATAATGATTGGTCCAGGTCCTTACAGGGCAACAAAACTGGTAAGTAGTCGTTTCTAATTGAATAAATTATGTTTGTAACTCAGGTTGGTTAAACAGTTAGTCGACTGTTACTAACGTTACTTCATTAGGCGTGCCACTGTTTGTAGCTAGTTAACGTTTATTAGCTGAAACGTTAGctattagctagttagctaactgaATAGTcctaataaattattttaataataacaacTGTTAATAGTACCGGACAGTACTGTTCAGCTCGTCGTGTAACTTAATAACGTGAGCTAACTACTTCGAACGGACACGTTAGTTCGCTAGTCTTAACATGTAGGTTACTGTTTTGGGTAACGTTGTCCTTGAGTTTTATCCAACTAACCGTTAAATGTTATTCTGTTGTGAAAGTACCTAGTCTGTCTAACGTTATGAGATCTCTCAAGCTAAAACGAGTGGTAACTGGCTAGAAAAGTGTTTTGTTATAACGCTGTTCCACTGGACAACTGGTAACCAAACAAACATGATCTTGCTAGATACATGTGGAGATGCAGTACGTTAAATTAGGGTTAGGTTTGCGAGATGCACTGATGTAACGTTGGTACATTCACTTATAGCTATACCCAAACTCATACTTTCCGTGCGTccgtttgtgtgtttctttgtgcGCTCAGTCTCACGTGCTTGCATACTGCAGTCCTGCGTCTTGTTTGTGTGAGAAACGCTGATCCTAGATCTGCTGGATAACTACACAGGATATAATCATTAGATGCAGACATTATTATAACTGTTAAACAGAACTTAATCCGGAACTAACCAACGGTACACAATGAACATTACAATTGCCCAAGCAAATAAGCGATCCGATGCTGGCCTGACCGGATAAATCTGGAGCTCTTGCCTCTCATCTTCGGTAAAGAATAGCCAAGCTAACAGAAATGTGAGCTGAACGTCTTTTGACCAGCCAGTAATTTCGAAGTCATAGCATGCACGGCAATACCTGGCTGGTATTGGCTGGCGGAAGGTAGTTTGGGGCACCATATATAATGGAGGTGTTGTGTTGGTGGTTAAGGGTTGTGTTGGTGGTTAAAGGAGATGTGGTGTTGGTGGTTAAGGGAGGTGTTGTGTTGGTGGTTAAAGGAGGtctggtggtgttggtggttaagggttgtgttgtgttggtggtTAAGCCTGGTGTTGTGTTGGTGGTTAAGggaggtgtggtgttggtggttaAGGGTGGTGTCAGTGGTTAAGggaggtgtggtgttggtggttaAGTGGTTGGTGTTGGTGGTTAAGGGTGGTTAAGTGAGGTGTGGTGGTTAAGTGGTTGGTGTTGGTTGTTAAGTGGTTGGTGTCTGTGGTTAAAGGTGGTATGGGGGTTCAGTGGTTGGTGTGGTATGGGGGTTAAGTGGTATGGGGGTTCAGTGGTTGGTATGGGGGTTAAGTGGTTGGTATGGGGGTTAAGTGGTTGGTCTCTCTCTCGCATTGGAATGAATGGTTAAGtggttggtctctctctctctctcttgcactggTATGGTGGTTAAGGTGTTGGGGGTTCTGTGGTATGGTGGTTGAGTGGTTGGTGGTTAAGGAaggtgtggtgttggtggttaAGGTgttggtgtctctctctctctcttgcagtgGAATGAAATTATCAAGCTCTTCCGGGGAGGCATGCCTCTGCGCAGACACTGGGCGCATTTCCGTAGCTATGACAACAGCTTCAGCGGCTCCGAGGCCGTGGACTGGCTGCACGCACTCCTGAAGCGCAACCACAACTTCGGCCCGGAAGTCACGCGCCACCAGACGCTGCAGCTGCTGCGGAAGTTCCTGAAGAACCACGTCTTCGAGGACGCGAAGGGCCGCTACGGCAAGGAGGACTTCCAGGACAACGGGCAGCTGTACAGGTGAGCACTACGACTTTGAGGACAACGGGCAGTTGTACAGGTGAGCACTGTGACTTTGAGGACAACAGCCAGTTGTACAGGTGAACCTGTGACTTTGAGGACAACGGGCAGCTGTACAGGTGAGCACTGTGACTTTGAGGACAACGGCCATTTGTACAGGTGAGCACTGTGACTTTGAGGACAACGGCCATTTGTACAGGTGAGCACTGTGACTTTGAGGACAACGGCCAGTTGTACAGGTGAGCACTGTGACTTTGAGGACAACGGCCAGTTGTACAGGTGAGCACTGTGACTTTGAGGACAACGGCCAGTTGTACAGGTGAACCTGTGACTTTGAGGACAACGGGCAGCTGTACAGGTGAGCACTGTGACTTTGAGGACAACGGCCAGTTGTACAGGTGAACCTGTGACTTTGAGGACAACGGGCAGTTGTACAGATGAGCACTGTGACTTTGAGGACAACGGCCAGTTGTAGAGGTGAGCACTGTGACTTTGAGGACAATGGCCAGTTGTACAGGTGAGCACTGAGGCTTTGAGGACAACGGCCAGTTGTACGGGTGAGCACTTTGAGGACAACGGGCATGATATGTAATATTCTATCAATGTACTGCATGGTAATTGTGGCATCAGTCAATTACAGGACGATAAAATAAAGTGAGTATTGTTATTCTTGTCTGTCATGGGTGCTATTACAAGGACAAATGGCTGCATTGTAATTGAAGCATCCCTTTATATTGAATTGCAAATTTGCAAACATCCTTGCAAATGAGAAGATCTTCTGAATGGACCTCcagggttaaataaaggattaaagCGTAGCAGCAGTTGTGATGTGGCTGAGCTTAATAAGCAGGTTCCGGCTGACGTCCCTGTGTGATGTAGGCTAACGTGATGCAGTTTCCTGTGTGACTTACGTTAGTGTGACaaggtttacattacattacatggcatttagcagacgctcttatccagagcgacgtacaatgaagtgcaaatcaaacacaagtatgagtgctaagaggaccggAGAGGACAGTTCAGTTCCGAGTCCTATAATCCGAGTccacagataatcagaacctttgaagagtacaatcaactttcaaactagcataccacagttggcagctagaataccttgaatacaacagccaataaaaaacaatatctatacaatctatacataagtgccattacagtctaaggctaatcatggtagtgagttagggagggaaaggtgtagcctgaagagatgagtcttcagtctgcgcttgaaggaggtcagagactctgccattctgacatccaccgggaggtcattctaccaccgtgggaccaggacagacagcagtcgtgagcgtgaagtgcaggtgtggcgagggggagtcgccagacggcacaaagtggcagaacggaggggtcttgttggtgtataggtcttggtTTAGGGTTGATCAGTGGAAGGAAGCCCTGTAGACTATTTCCTCTTGTTTGCGCTGTGCCAGGTTCCCTCCCTCCTCGcctctgaagccccttccccaGCGCGTGCCCCTGGCGGAGAAGGGCTTCCTCCCCAAACTACCCAGCTGGGACGACTACGAGGAGGTGGAGCTGCCGGAGAAGGTGCCCATGAAGCCGCTCATTTTGGTGAGAGAGAAGGCCTCCCCAGCCTCGCTCGCCCagtgttagcacgttagccattTCTTACACCCTCACAGTACTGCTCAGGCTGCTGTGataatgatgcattgtgtgtttataggttacctgctctatcaaaattaGTTGCCTTGACCCCAAAGCATATTTATTTACTATCCGAAAGAGGataatgtaagctttctaatgaTACCGAAGTTATCTCTgcactccagatatcaagggagtatTCAGTTTCATTTAGAGTGCCAccaaagcatgtttttcagaaaaCGGCTTCAAAGTTTTGTCGTGAGAGTtatgtgaggctgggagactactgACACTGGGCTAACGAAACTCATTTAGTTCAGCTCACTAATAACAACCGGTGCCGCAGAGAAATCAATGATGGTGGGTGCTTTTACCAAATTACCAAACTgtgtggtgtgagagtgtgtgagagtgtgaagcAATGTTCCCCCTGAAGGGTGGAGCATCCGCTTGGGGGAggccagctgccattttgtgcctaaATGCTCAGTGCACGCATGCTTGCAAAGGGACAGATTTAATTAGATAATTATACACATGGGTCTTAATTAGGGATCTGCAGGGCCTTAAAAGTTTTCACCCCCGTTGATAATTTCCTGTTTTGCTGTGTTGGGAAGTGAAgttaaaatatattgaaatgttttttggacATGCAAGGAGTTCCTCCTTACTGGCAaaatagggcagcctgtagcctagaggttaaggtacatgggacccggaaggttggtggttcaagccccagtatagccatgataagatctgcacagctgttcgactgttgagcaagggccttaactCCAGctccctgctgagtctaatcaactgtaagtcactttggacaaaagagtcagctaaataacaaatgaattcatattatttacagtgaggtccataaatattgggacatcgacacaatctttttggctctatacaccacaatggatttgaaatgaaacgaacaggatgtgctttaactgcagactttcagctttaatttgagggtatttacatccaaatcaggtgaacggtgtaggaattacaacagtatATGTGCCtcacactttttaagggaccaaaagtaatgggacaaactaacaatcataaatcaaacttgcactttttaatacttgcaaatctagaccttttatctgctccttgtaaatgagataatgagggaataacacacacctggcaatggaacagctgagcagccaattgtcccattacctttggtcccttaaaaagtgggaggcacatatagaaactgttgtaattcctacaccattcacctgatttggatataccctcaaattaaagctgaaagtctgcagttaaagcacatcttgttcgtttcatttcaaatccattgtggtggtgtatagagccaaaaagatgagaattgtgttgatgtcccaatatttatggacctgactgtatattaaTCTTGATGAATGAACGTGTACgctggctgtagtgtgtgtgctgtacaacTGAGGTGGtttatgtgcaggtgtgtgtgtgtgtgtgtgtgtgtgtaattgaggTGAGCTGAAGTGGTGTGTATCACGTCTCCCAGAATTCCGAGTCCTGGAATAAGAGACACAGCATCGCCATCGGGGAAGTGCAGGAATGCCGGCTGATCCGCAGGCGGGAGATCACTCAGAGACACGTGGACCACATCTGGAAGTCCATGGCATTAGCACAGTATGTActaccattttcttttcattgtaCAGGTGAGAGTGAAGACATCTTTTGTGTCAACAATGAAAAGTATAATCATTTAAAGTATGCAACAATATAAGCAAGGACAACAAATGGGAGAtgtaataactttttttttgtatattgttTCAGTAGATTGTGCAGGTGTTGAGGCTGTTGGATGTGTTGACTTTTGTGTGGGCAGGTGTTGGGTGTTTGGGCAGGTGTGGGCAGGTGTTGGATGTGTTGACTTGTGTGGGCAGGTGTTGGATGTGTTGACTAGTGTGGGCAGGTGTTGGATGTGTTGACTTGTATGGGCAGGTGTTGGATGTGTTGACTAGTGTGGGCAGGTGTTGGGTGTGTGGGcaggtgttgggtgtgttggcttgtgtgggcaggtgttgggtgtgttgacttgtgtgggcaggtgttgggtgtgtgggcaggtgttgggtgtgttggcTTGTGTGGGCAGGTGTTGGGTGTGTGGGCAGGTGTTGGGTGTTTTGGATTGTGTGggcagtgttgggtgtgtgggcaggtgttgggtgtgttgaCTTGTGTGGGCAGGTGTTGAGTCTCTTCCCCTCAGCCTGCAGAGGGTTCTGGGCCTGGACTCTCTGGATGGAGTACTGGACACAAAGACCCTGAACCCGAGGCACATCGTGCACAACGTGTACAGCGTCAACAAGCAGGGTGTGGTGGTGCTGAAGGAGAGATCAGGTGGGCCCGGTATATACACGTTCATCTCTTTCAGTATTATTCTGCTTATCAttcttgtttttccttttactCCCTGCTTTCTGAACGTCGGTTCTGTCCTGTTTTAGAATTTTAAGTACTTAATTTTTCTGACACATGACTACGAcgattaggtgtgtgtgtggttgtgcatctgtgcatgtttgtatatGTACATCTCTGAACATTTTAAAGCACTTTAGTCCTTGCATCCCAATGTTAATGCTTTCCTCATTTCCCATGAAATTCACAGATGATCTACCTCACTGGGTTTTATCAGCAATGAAGTGCTTGGCCAACTGTGAGTACTGAAATGTCAAGGACAAATTTTCTGTCCTGAACATTGCTGCTAACAGTCCTGAAATACTGTAACCCTTTAGTGCCACATGCTGACAACAGACCTGAAATACTGTAGCCCTTTAGCACCACATGCTGACAACAGACCTGAAATACTGTAGCCCTTTAGCACCACATGCTAACAACAGACCTGAAATACTGTAGCCCTTTAGCACCACATGCTAACAACAGACCTGAAATACTTTGGCCCTTTAGCACCACATGCTAACAACAGACCTGAAATACTGTAGCCCTTTAGCACCACATGCTAACAACAGACCTGAAATACTGTAGCCCTTTAGCACCACATGCTAACAACAGACCTGAAATACTGTAGCTCCTTAGCACCACATGCTAACAACAGACCTCAAATACTGTAGCCCTTTAGCAACACATGCTAACAACAGACCTTAAATACTGTAGCCCTTTAGCACCACATGCTAACAACAGACCTTAAATACTGTAGCCCTTTAGCACCACATGCTAACAACAGACCTGAAATACTGTAGCCCTTTAGCACCACATGCTAACGATAGACCTGAAATACTGTAGCCTTTAGCACCACATGCTAACAACAGACCTGAAATACTGTAGCCCTTTAGCACCACATGCTAACAACAGACCTGAAATACTGTAGCTCCTTAGCACCACATGCTAACGACAGACCTGAAATACTGTAGCcacacaccgaggaccgggtcttgtttcccggtcctgccaaaagccaagtttggccagctcttGTGGAGCGGcacaattggctcgctgctccagagggagggacttggcagatTTTACAGCCTCTAAAGCAGGGACACTGCTTTATTAAATCTGGCACTGGACTCCAAATCCAgtcctccttttcttttctcccaggtaattaaccaaacaattagtgctactaatTGTTCAGTCGTCACTCCCGATTCCCAGgttaagggagggtggaaaaccagcagtaatTGGCCCTTCGAGGACCATGATTTCATAATCCCTGCTCAGTTGAAGTATTTCAGATTTGCCCCCAGTTGTTGCTAGGGTAACGGCTGGGCCACTGATGTCATAAACGCGCCCACAATGCACTCGGGCTCTGTTTAGCCTGTCATGGCCGCCGGTGCAGACCACCGACAGCTGGTGACTCTGTGTGGTGGAGCTCTGAAGgctctgtggttgtgtttgcctcagggcccaacggcagtgaGGCCAAGCAGCCCATGTACCCCGGGTTCGAGAGGGACGTGCTGAAGACCGTGGCAGACTACTTCCAGAAGCAGCAGGAGCCGCTGCTCACCTTCCAGCTGTACGAAGTTTTCGTCAATATCCTCGGTGAGCGATGAAAATGGGCCGATAATAGCAACAGGAAGAGCCAAAATTATTATCGTAACTAATGGTGATGACTACAATAATGCAATATCAATAACCGCAATGGTAACAATATGTCATTATCTAATTACcgtaataacaacaacaacaacaacagagacTGCAGTGATATATTAATGGCTTGTTCTTCTTGGTATTGCTGCTCTGGCTGTCCTGCACAATGTTTCCATTTACTGCTTAATCTGGTATCTCAGGTCAGCTAGAGGAGCGTTCTTATGACTGCAGTCACAGGAGTACCAGACCTGGGGAATAtaagtcattgttttggattcaaatactttgtcTGTGCTTGATtttatcttgtctggtgcaattgagccaatcaaaaggaccaggaggtggggtttgtactttatgagagtatttcataggttccaacacaccagacaagctcagtaaagtgtagagaGTGAAATGTCCTCAGCTGAGTAGTAAAAGTAAGAATAGTGAGTCTcgctgtgagtagtgtgtgactgaggcgCTGTGTTGCAGGCCTGCTGCAGAAGAGGCAGGTGGCGGTCGATGCCCTCCAGGTGTGCAGTCTGCTGCTGCCCCCGCAGAACCGCCGCAAGCTGCAGCTGCTGATGCGCCTGATGGTGCGTGTGTGCCAGAACCCCCGGCTGCCCGTGCTCAACGACGCCATCGGGACCCGCACCCTGGTACCCCTCACACCGGCTCCTCCACACTGTGTGTTACTGCGGTCAGATACCCAGTGGATATTATGGACATTTTCAGTGTCAGTCCTTTTCCTAAATCGAGTGCATTGAAATGggcttgacccccccccccccccccccaccgggtattctgctcacacactcacttcctgCCCGCTcacactcacttcctgtccgctcgctcactcacttcctgtccgctcgctcactcacttcctgtccgcTCACTCACTTCCTGCCCGCTCACACTCACTTcctgctcacacactgacttcctactcacacactgacttcctgctcacacactgacttcctgctcacacactctcttcctgctcacacactctcttcctgctcacacactctcttcctgctcacacactctcttcctgctcacacactcacttcctgcctgctcacacactcacttcctgCCCGCTCACACTCTCttcctgctcacacactcacttcctgtccgctcacactcacttcctgtccgcTCACTTCCTGTCCGCCCGCGCTGCAGATGGTGCAGACCTTCTCGCGCTGCATCCTGCGCtcggaggacgaggaggacctGGACGAGCTGCTGGCCACCAGGCTGCTGACCTTCATGATGGAGCACCAGGAGGAGGCCCTGCGCCCCCCGGCCCGACTGCAGAGAGCTGTGGAGGAGCACGTGGCTCACCTGCGCAGGGTCCAGGTCAGTCTGCACCCGCACCCGCCCTGACCGtcagcacacaacacagggcCTCTACACCCGCCCTGACCGtcagcacacaacacagggcCTCTACACCCGCCCTGACC from Conger conger chromosome 12, fConCon1.1, whole genome shotgun sequence includes the following:
- the LOC133142236 gene encoding DEP domain-containing protein 1B-like produces the protein MIGPGPYRATKLWNEIIKLFRGGMPLRRHWAHFRSYDNSFSGSEAVDWLHALLKRNHNFGPEVTRHQTLQLLRKFLKNHVFEDAKGRYGKEDFQDNGQLYRFPPSSPLKPLPQRVPLAEKGFLPKLPSWDDYEEVELPEKVPMKPLILNSESWNKRHSIAIGEVQECRLIRRREITQRHVDHIWKSMALAHLQRVLGLDSLDGVLDTKTLNPRHIVHNVYSVNKQGVVVLKERSDDLPHWVLSAMKCLANWPNGSEAKQPMYPGFERDVLKTVADYFQKQQEPLLTFQLYEVFVNILGLLQKRQVAVDALQVCSLLLPPQNRRKLQLLMRLMVRVCQNPRLPVLNDAIGTRTLMVQTFSRCILRSEDEEDLDELLATRLLTFMMEHQEEALRPPARLQRAVEEHVAHLRRVQIKYSGADADASLVSPSYCRQISKAEFEEQRIRGTQEPMAELLEGIISNNDLSVKDKKKKLKQFQRSYPEIYRRRFPTAESEAAVVPERPASRARPQLKFLALKKPFQTFQRSWSFRA